From the Desulfarculaceae bacterium genome, one window contains:
- the glgC gene encoding glucose-1-phosphate adenylyltransferase, with protein MKDTLAIIMAGGKGERLSPLTRDRSKPAVPFGGAYRLIDITLSNCINSGIYKIMVLPQYKSQSMVDHIEAGWNIFSFDLGHYLRIVSPQMRSGERWYEGTADSVRQNAYLVERDRSLSHGLILSGDHVYKMDYARFRRAHEAAGAQVSIAVIEVDRATACSYGVVEVNPDFSIRDFHEKPDDPVCIPGDEKHSLASMGIYLFDRDVLIDVLKDTEGMDFGHDIIPSLLSRYKVMAYPYKAQNHIKDYVWITDQQGRRTLELREGSGDSGYWRDVGSLDAYWNANMDLCGVDPYFNLYGQLWPIRTYRRQLPPAKFVFASEREDEGRVGRALDSLVGQGCIISGSLVRNSVLSPNVVVQSWSQVDESVIMDDVTIGRRCKIKKAIIDKGNHLPEGTEIGINPRADAERFTVTPRGICVVPRNYFKG; from the coding sequence ATGAAAGACACCTTGGCCATCATCATGGCCGGCGGCAAGGGCGAACGGCTCTCTCCCCTCACCCGGGACCGCTCCAAGCCCGCCGTGCCCTTTGGCGGGGCCTACCGCCTCATCGACATCACCCTGAGCAACTGCATCAACAGCGGCATCTACAAGATCATGGTGTTGCCCCAGTACAAGAGCCAGTCCATGGTGGACCACATCGAGGCGGGCTGGAACATCTTCTCCTTCGACCTGGGGCACTATTTGCGCATCGTGAGTCCCCAGATGCGCTCGGGAGAGCGCTGGTACGAAGGCACCGCCGATTCGGTGCGGCAAAACGCCTATCTGGTGGAGCGCGACCGCTCCCTGAGCCACGGCCTGATCCTTTCGGGCGACCATGTCTACAAAATGGACTACGCCCGTTTCCGCCGGGCCCACGAGGCCGCCGGGGCCCAGGTCTCCATTGCGGTGATCGAGGTGGACCGGGCCACGGCATGCTCCTACGGCGTGGTGGAGGTGAATCCGGACTTCAGTATCCGCGACTTCCACGAGAAGCCGGATGACCCGGTGTGCATCCCCGGCGACGAAAAGCACTCCCTGGCCTCCATGGGCATCTACCTGTTCGACCGCGACGTGCTCATCGATGTGCTCAAGGACACCGAGGGCATGGACTTCGGGCACGACATCATCCCCTCGCTGCTGAGCCGCTACAAGGTGATGGCCTATCCCTACAAGGCCCAGAACCACATCAAGGACTATGTGTGGATCACCGACCAGCAGGGCCGCCGCACCCTCGAGCTTAGAGAAGGCTCGGGCGATAGCGGCTATTGGCGCGACGTAGGCAGCCTGGATGCCTACTGGAACGCCAACATGGACCTGTGCGGGGTGGACCCCTACTTCAACCTCTACGGCCAGCTCTGGCCCATCCGCACCTACCGCCGCCAGCTGCCTCCGGCAAAGTTCGTCTTCGCCAGCGAGCGTGAGGACGAGGGCCGGGTGGGGCGCGCCCTGGACTCCCTGGTGGGCCAGGGGTGCATCATCAGCGGGTCCCTGGTGCGCAATTCGGTCTTGAGCCCCAACGTGGTGGTGCAGTCCTGGAGCCAGGTGGACGAGAGCGTGATCATGGACGACGTGACCATCGGCCGCCGCTGCAAGATCAAGAAGGCGATCATCGACAAGGGCAACCACCTGCCCGAAGGCACCGAAATCGGCATCAACCCCCGGGCCGACGCCGAGCGCTTCACGGTCACCCCCCGGGGCATCTGCGTGGTGCCGCGCAACTATTTCAAAGGCTAG
- a CDS encoding sulfide-dependent adenosine diphosphate thiazole synthase — translation MLDEITITRAIIERYMEKLTNHLEVDVAIVGGGPAGLVCGKKLAEAGYKTAMFERKLSIGGGMWGGGMMFNEIVVQQEAKRILDEFGVPCREFEPGYYTADSVMCASTLCSVATKSGLTIFNLVSMEDVMIRRNRVTGLVLNWSSVEMAGLHVDPLTIKAKWVVDATGHAAEVLNVIARKVDAELNTTSGKVMGERSLWAEQAESHTLDNTKEAFPGVYTAGMCANAVFGSYRMGPVFGGMLLSGEKAAQALGAHLEKDE, via the coding sequence ATGCTAGACGAAATCACCATCACCCGGGCCATCATCGAGCGCTACATGGAAAAACTCACCAACCACCTGGAGGTGGACGTGGCCATCGTGGGCGGCGGCCCCGCCGGTCTGGTCTGCGGCAAGAAGCTGGCCGAGGCGGGCTACAAGACCGCCATGTTCGAACGCAAGCTCTCCATCGGCGGGGGCATGTGGGGCGGCGGCATGATGTTCAACGAGATCGTGGTACAGCAGGAGGCCAAGCGCATCCTGGACGAGTTCGGGGTGCCTTGCCGGGAGTTCGAGCCAGGCTACTACACCGCCGACAGCGTCATGTGCGCCTCGACCCTTTGCTCGGTGGCCACCAAAAGCGGGCTGACCATCTTCAACCTGGTGAGCATGGAGGACGTGATGATCCGGCGCAACCGGGTGACTGGCCTGGTGCTCAACTGGAGCTCGGTGGAGATGGCCGGGCTGCACGTGGACCCGCTGACCATCAAGGCCAAGTGGGTGGTGGACGCCACGGGCCACGCCGCCGAGGTGCTCAACGTCATCGCCCGCAAGGTGGACGCGGAGCTCAACACCACCAGCGGCAAGGTCATGGGCGAGCGCTCCCTGTGGGCCGAGCAGGCCGAGAGCCACACCCTGGACAACACCAAGGAGGCCTTCCCGGGCGTGTACACCGCGGGCATGTGCGCCAACGCGGTGTTCGGCTCCTACCGCATGGGCCCGGTGTTCGGGGGCATGCTGCTCAGTGGCGAGAAGGCGGCCCAGGCCTTGGGGGCCCACCTGGAAAAAGACGAGTAA
- a CDS encoding AI-2E family transporter, with product MAPIPPPYFATATSRWFFGICTLLILYLAYLLVRPFLMPIFLAVVVAVMGWPIHQVVLRVVGRKRQALGAAISVLLFAIIIVLPLYFILGVITAQALDLADTVNQMLKSGELQKTVQQGLGLFKPILERLQDILHLEKTDLLTQLGEFLGRISNFLYANLAGLLKGVTNLVIDFFLMLIVAFYLLIDGRHAVDRLLALSPMPVSLNNKIKDEVLTTMRATLTGTVVLALLQGFLGGMGFWIFGVPNSPFWGTLMVFSSVVPIVGTAVVWVPGGLYLLLVGHTGPAIGMMVWCLIAALVSDNFLRPKLIGGLGGLHPLLVFFAVLGGLLLFGVIGLVLGPMVLALLLSLLEVYRLHFVNHEEENCPDPAPPAVAENQVEQG from the coding sequence ATGGCCCCGATTCCCCCCCCATATTTCGCCACGGCCACCAGCCGGTGGTTTTTCGGCATCTGCACCCTGCTCATCCTCTACCTGGCCTATCTGCTGGTGCGGCCCTTCCTCATGCCCATCTTCCTGGCCGTGGTGGTGGCGGTCATGGGCTGGCCCATTCACCAGGTGGTGCTCCGGGTGGTGGGGCGCAAGCGCCAGGCCCTGGGCGCGGCCATCTCGGTGCTGCTGTTCGCCATCATCATCGTGCTGCCCCTGTACTTCATCCTGGGGGTGATCACCGCCCAGGCCCTGGACCTGGCCGACACGGTGAACCAGATGCTCAAGAGCGGGGAGCTGCAAAAGACGGTGCAGCAGGGCCTGGGCCTGTTCAAGCCAATATTGGAGCGTTTGCAAGACATCCTGCACCTGGAAAAAACCGACCTGCTCACCCAGCTGGGTGAGTTCCTGGGGCGCATCAGCAATTTCCTCTACGCCAACCTGGCCGGCCTGTTGAAGGGCGTCACCAACCTGGTCATCGACTTCTTCCTGATGCTCATCGTGGCCTTTTATCTGCTCATCGACGGCCGCCACGCGGTGGACCGCCTGCTGGCCCTGAGCCCCATGCCCGTGAGCCTGAACAACAAGATCAAGGACGAGGTGCTCACCACCATGCGGGCCACCCTGACCGGCACGGTGGTGCTGGCCCTGTTGCAGGGCTTTTTGGGCGGCATGGGCTTCTGGATCTTCGGGGTGCCCAACAGCCCCTTCTGGGGCACCCTGATGGTCTTCTCCTCGGTGGTGCCCATCGTGGGCACAGCGGTGGTGTGGGTGCCCGGTGGGCTATACCTGCTCCTGGTGGGCCACACCGGCCCGGCCATCGGCATGATGGTCTGGTGCCTCATCGCGGCCCTGGTATCGGACAACTTCCTCCGGCCCAAGCTCATCGGCGGCCTGGGCGGGCTGCACCCGCTGCTGGTGTTCTTCGCGGTGTTGGGCGGCCTGCTTCTCTTCGGGGTGATCGGGCTGGTGCTGGGGCCCATGGTCCTGGCCCTGCTCTTGTCGCTGCTGGAGGTCTACCGCCTGCACTTCGTAAACCATGAAGAAGAAAATTGCCCCGACCCGGCCCCACCGGCCGTGGCCGAAAACCAAGTGGAGCAAGGTTGA
- a CDS encoding nuclear transport factor 2 family protein, with protein sequence MAKATDAQFWQDYFEAYNSKQYEELMNEFYAEDAVFQNPKQKFVGRDAILKHFQDAHESVDEKLEETTRIITPEVTAIELNGYFVAQQDMPDYYVRPLKKGEKQEMGMGVFYHLKDGKIVRVMVYWMQ encoded by the coding sequence ATGGCAAAAGCAACCGACGCCCAGTTTTGGCAGGACTACTTCGAGGCCTACAACTCCAAGCAATATGAAGAGCTCATGAACGAGTTCTACGCCGAGGACGCGGTTTTCCAGAACCCCAAGCAGAAGTTTGTGGGCCGCGACGCCATTCTCAAGCACTTCCAGGACGCCCACGAGTCGGTGGACGAAAAGCTGGAGGAGACCACCCGCATCATCACTCCCGAGGTGACCGCCATTGAGCTCAACGGTTACTTCGTGGCCCAGCAAGACATGCCCGACTACTACGTGCGCCCCCTCAAAAAGGGCGAGAAGCAGGAGATGGGCATGGGCGTGTTCTACCACCTCAAGGACGGCAAGATAGTCCGGGTGATGGTCTACTGGATGCAGTAG
- a CDS encoding cation:dicarboxylase symporter family transporter has product MTLAGWIGIGAAGGIATGVLAGESCRVLQPIGNAYVMLLESVVYPYLISSLLHGLGRLSPAMALRLLKKSWPFYLAAWFGVLGAILLLGQAFPSSPPAFMVDNAAQVRGGPDFLQLILPGNIFQDLANNYVPAVVLLSVFFGVAIQSIKGKERALEILALVRAACVKIWGWVVKLAPVAVFAMFASTVGTTELAQAGGLLVYVGLFLAACGLLAFWALPMAIASLMPLRYREVILLLRNALTLALVTTLSVVALPYIQEAAEKLAQANKIDDPERGEIIETSLAVNYPLGQLGNFFVYFFMLFAAFYSRTALSGVEELALPFMTLFSCFGSPTSTVNAVDFLGSWLRLPGSPTDLYVETMMVTRYGQVALSVMGFAFLTFLMTFNFYGKIKPRLGRLLGALGITAGALVLLAWGGHVMFKDILTQPQENYLAFRLPTSVTQGIKARFYESQAQFLREHPKAALQPGQSVLHRIQSTQTLRVGYGRDIVPFAYRNDQGELVGYDVACAYNLARALNVKLAFVPVVYENLEQDVKAGIMDIWMGGVYVMENRMLWGAFSSPIFHSPMALIVPSGRVKEFADMARIKKHKHLTLALFDNPAMRTLGQRLFPWAKQILVPGYDQLPKTKDWDAALWTLEQGGVWASSHPGYSAVRPKDLGAVIVFAYLMPKDSSQMRELVNHWLQMRRADGFLAQQRAYWIEGAVAGGGGAGR; this is encoded by the coding sequence ATGACTCTGGCGGGGTGGATAGGCATCGGCGCGGCCGGCGGCATCGCCACCGGGGTGTTGGCCGGGGAGTCCTGCCGAGTGTTGCAGCCCATCGGCAACGCCTACGTCATGCTCCTGGAGTCGGTGGTCTATCCCTACCTGATTTCCTCCCTGCTGCACGGCCTGGGCCGCCTGAGCCCGGCCATGGCCCTCCGCCTGCTCAAGAAAAGCTGGCCCTTCTATCTGGCCGCCTGGTTCGGCGTTCTGGGGGCCATCTTGCTCCTGGGCCAGGCCTTCCCGTCCTCGCCCCCGGCCTTCATGGTGGACAACGCGGCCCAGGTTCGGGGCGGCCCCGACTTCTTGCAGCTCATCCTGCCGGGCAACATCTTCCAGGACCTGGCCAACAACTACGTGCCCGCCGTGGTCTTATTATCGGTGTTCTTCGGGGTGGCCATCCAGTCCATCAAGGGCAAGGAGCGGGCCCTGGAGATTCTGGCCCTGGTGCGCGCCGCTTGCGTGAAGATCTGGGGCTGGGTGGTCAAGCTGGCCCCGGTGGCGGTGTTCGCCATGTTCGCCTCCACCGTGGGCACCACCGAGTTGGCCCAGGCCGGCGGCCTGCTGGTCTACGTGGGCCTTTTCCTGGCGGCCTGCGGCCTGCTGGCCTTTTGGGCCCTGCCCATGGCCATCGCCTCCCTGATGCCCCTGCGCTACCGCGAGGTGATCCTCCTCCTGCGCAACGCCCTTACCCTGGCCCTGGTCACCACCCTGTCGGTGGTGGCCTTGCCCTACATTCAGGAAGCCGCCGAAAAGCTGGCCCAGGCCAACAAGATCGACGACCCGGAGCGGGGGGAGATCATCGAGACCTCCCTGGCCGTTAACTACCCCCTGGGCCAGTTGGGCAACTTCTTTGTCTACTTCTTCATGCTCTTCGCGGCCTTTTACTCCCGCACCGCCCTGAGCGGCGTGGAAGAGCTCGCCCTGCCGTTCATGACCCTGTTCTCCTGCTTCGGTTCACCCACCAGCACGGTGAACGCGGTGGACTTCCTGGGCTCCTGGCTGCGCCTGCCGGGCAGCCCCACGGACCTGTACGTGGAGACCATGATGGTCACCCGCTACGGCCAGGTGGCCCTGTCGGTGATGGGCTTCGCCTTCCTGACCTTCCTGATGACCTTCAACTTCTACGGCAAGATCAAGCCGCGGCTGGGCCGCCTCCTGGGCGCGCTGGGCATCACGGCGGGGGCGCTGGTGCTCCTGGCCTGGGGCGGCCACGTAATGTTCAAGGACATCCTGACCCAGCCCCAGGAAAACTACCTGGCCTTCCGCTTGCCCACCTCCGTCACCCAGGGCATCAAGGCCAGGTTCTATGAGAGCCAGGCCCAGTTCCTGCGCGAGCACCCCAAGGCGGCCCTGCAACCCGGCCAGAGCGTCCTGCACCGCATCCAGAGCACCCAGACCCTCAGGGTGGGCTACGGCCGCGACATCGTGCCTTTTGCCTATCGCAACGACCAAGGCGAGTTGGTGGGCTACGACGTGGCCTGCGCCTACAACCTGGCCCGGGCCTTGAACGTGAAGCTGGCCTTCGTGCCCGTGGTCTACGAAAACCTGGAGCAGGACGTCAAGGCCGGCATCATGGACATCTGGATGGGCGGGGTCTATGTCATGGAGAACCGCATGCTCTGGGGGGCCTTCTCCAGCCCCATCTTCCATAGCCCCATGGCCCTGATCGTGCCCTCCGGTCGGGTGAAGGAATTCGCGGACATGGCCCGCATCAAAAAGCACAAGCACCTGACCCTGGCCCTGTTCGACAACCCGGCCATGCGCACCCTGGGCCAGCGCCTGTTCCCCTGGGCCAAGCAGATTCTGGTGCCCGGCTACGACCAGCTGCCCAAGACCAAGGACTGGGACGCGGCCCTGTGGACCCTGGAGCAGGGCGGGGTGTGGGCCTCCAGCCATCCGGGCTACAGCGCGGTGCGGCCCAAGGATCTGGGCGCGGTGATCGTCTTCGCCTACCTCATGCCCAAGGACTCGTCCCAGATGCGCGAACTGGTCAACCATTGGCTGCAAATGCGTCGGGCCGACGGCTTCCTGGCCCAGCAGCGCGCCTATTGGATCGAAGGCGCAGTGGCCGGAGGGGGCGGGGCCGGGCGCTAG
- a CDS encoding HIT family protein: MSEESCIFCDIVAGKIPCYKVYEDERTLAFMDVNPVTPGHVLVIPKSHYENLIEMVPGDLAATHQTAQKVTAAIMNALKPGGVAVLQLNGKGANQVVMHYHVHLIPRNRPKDKLKILEWAPKKGNTRSIKSKQAKITEAL, from the coding sequence ATGAGCGAGGAAAGTTGCATCTTCTGCGACATCGTGGCGGGCAAAATACCATGCTACAAAGTCTATGAAGACGAGCGCACCTTGGCCTTCATGGATGTGAATCCCGTGACTCCGGGTCACGTGCTGGTCATACCCAAATCGCACTACGAGAACCTGATCGAGATGGTTCCCGGCGATCTGGCCGCGACGCACCAGACCGCCCAGAAGGTGACCGCGGCCATCATGAATGCCCTAAAGCCCGGCGGCGTGGCGGTGTTGCAGCTCAACGGCAAGGGAGCCAACCAGGTGGTGATGCACTATCACGTGCACCTGATCCCCCGAAACCGGCCCAAGGACAAGCTCAAGATTCTGGAATGGGCCCCCAAGAAGGGCAACACCCGCTCCATCAAGAGCAAGCAGGCCAAGATTACCGAGGCCTTGTAA
- a CDS encoding DUF3365 domain-containing protein, producing the protein MAHSTDYHPGTRIWPYYLVLAAVATLALAASLWWNINQQQEGARAVALTMARATLEKDVLYRRWNALHGGVWAPVGPNTQPNPHLKVAEREVTTASGRVLTMINPAYMTRQVHELAARATGVQGHITSLKPIRPGNAPDPWERRALESTELGSREVYEFITTSGEPRLRLLRPLFVEKSCLPCHAAQGYEVGQVRGGLSVSVPLGVLWSHTRDEILSLLLTHAILWMLAMVSLFWGARRLGRRIAERDQARREARVLSGLLPICSHCKKIRAKDGRWEHMETYITRNSEADFSHGLCPECLAKYYPKPGTPYQPPAPK; encoded by the coding sequence ATGGCTCACAGCACCGATTACCACCCAGGCACCCGTATCTGGCCCTACTACCTGGTCCTGGCCGCCGTGGCCACCCTGGCCCTGGCCGCCTCCCTGTGGTGGAACATCAACCAACAGCAAGAAGGCGCCCGCGCCGTGGCCCTCACCATGGCCCGCGCCACCCTGGAAAAGGACGTGCTCTACCGGCGCTGGAACGCGCTGCACGGCGGGGTCTGGGCCCCGGTGGGCCCGAACACCCAGCCCAACCCCCACCTCAAAGTGGCCGAGCGCGAGGTAACCACCGCTTCGGGTCGCGTGCTGACCATGATCAACCCGGCCTACATGACCCGCCAGGTGCATGAGCTGGCCGCCCGGGCCACCGGCGTCCAGGGACACATCACCAGCCTGAAGCCCATCCGCCCGGGCAACGCCCCGGACCCCTGGGAGCGCCGCGCCCTGGAGAGCACCGAGCTGGGGAGCCGCGAGGTCTACGAGTTCATAACCACCAGCGGCGAACCCCGGCTGCGCCTGCTCCGGCCCTTGTTCGTGGAAAAGTCGTGCCTGCCCTGCCACGCGGCCCAAGGCTATGAGGTGGGACAGGTGCGCGGCGGCCTGAGCGTCAGCGTGCCCTTGGGGGTGCTCTGGAGCCACACCAGGGACGAGATACTCAGCCTGTTGCTGACCCACGCCATTCTGTGGATGCTGGCCATGGTCTCCCTGTTCTGGGGGGCCCGCCGCCTGGGGCGCCGCATCGCCGAGCGCGACCAGGCCCGCCGCGAGGCCCGCGTCCTCAGCGGCCTTTTGCCCATCTGTTCCCACTGTAAGAAAATCCGCGCCAAGGACGGTCGCTGGGAACACATGGAGACCTACATCACCCGCAACTCGGAAGCGGACTTTTCCCACGGCCTGTGCCCGGAATGCCTGGCCAAGTATTACCCCAAGCCGGGCACCCCCTACCAACCGCCGGCCCCCAAATAA
- a CDS encoding pyridoxal phosphate-dependent aminotransferase, translating to MQLSRRVSSIQPSPTLALNAKADALRASGVDVINFGAGQPDFPTPANICQAAIKAINEGFTRYTPVPGTPELKQAIVNKFKRDNGLDYSMDQVMVNVGGKHSSYLIMQAVIDDGDEVIVPAPYWVSYPPMVILAGGKPVIVPTKLEDGFKLNLEDLKAAVTGKTKAIFLNSPSNPTGSVYSAEELKPIADFCAEKGILMVSDEMYEPILFDGRSFTSTAALSPAAYEWTMTLNGVSKAYAMTGWRIGYMGGPVDIIKACSKIQSQSTSNPTSIAQKAAEEALNGPQDIVGEMNKSFERRRNLIMDLIGELPEVSCYRPEGSFYAFPSFAAYYGKKAGDKVINGSQDLADYFLEEASAAAVPGIAFGEDACIRFSFAISDAQIEQGMASVKAALAKLS from the coding sequence ATGCAGCTTTCCCGGCGCGTGAGTAGCATCCAGCCCTCTCCCACCCTGGCCCTGAACGCCAAGGCCGACGCCCTTCGGGCCTCGGGTGTGGACGTCATCAACTTCGGGGCCGGCCAGCCGGACTTCCCCACCCCGGCCAACATCTGCCAGGCCGCCATCAAAGCGATCAACGAGGGCTTCACCCGCTACACCCCGGTCCCGGGCACCCCGGAGCTGAAACAGGCCATCGTCAACAAATTCAAGCGAGACAACGGGCTCGACTATTCCATGGACCAGGTCATGGTCAACGTGGGCGGCAAGCACTCGTCCTATTTGATCATGCAGGCGGTCATCGACGACGGTGACGAGGTGATCGTGCCCGCGCCCTATTGGGTCAGCTACCCGCCCATGGTCATCCTGGCCGGGGGCAAGCCGGTGATCGTGCCCACCAAGCTGGAGGACGGCTTCAAGCTCAACCTGGAAGACCTGAAGGCCGCCGTCACCGGCAAGACCAAGGCCATCTTCCTGAACTCGCCTTCCAACCCCACCGGGTCGGTGTACTCGGCCGAGGAGCTCAAGCCCATCGCCGACTTCTGCGCGGAAAAGGGCATCCTGATGGTCTCGGACGAGATGTACGAGCCCATCCTGTTCGACGGCCGCAGCTTCACCAGCACCGCGGCGCTGAGCCCGGCGGCCTACGAGTGGACCATGACCCTCAACGGGGTGAGCAAGGCCTACGCCATGACCGGCTGGCGCATCGGCTACATGGGCGGCCCGGTGGACATCATCAAGGCCTGCTCCAAGATCCAGAGCCAGTCCACCTCCAACCCCACCTCCATCGCCCAGAAGGCGGCCGAAGAGGCGCTCAACGGGCCCCAGGATATCGTGGGCGAGATGAATAAAAGCTTCGAGCGGCGGCGCAACCTGATCATGGACCTGATCGGCGAGCTGCCCGAGGTGAGCTGCTACCGCCCGGAGGGCAGCTTCTACGCCTTCCCCAGCTTCGCGGCCTATTACGGCAAGAAGGCCGGGGACAAGGTGATAAACGGCTCCCAGGACCTGGCCGACTACTTCCTGGAGGAGGCCTCGGCCGCGGCGGTGCCGGGCATCGCCTTTGGCGAGGACGCCTGCATCCGCTTCTCCTTCGCCATCAGCGACGCCCAGATCGAGCAGGGCATGGCCTCGGTGAAGGCGGCCCTGGCCAAGCTCTCCTAG
- a CDS encoding DUF484 family protein: MLTSADLDELLTQARRNQEIQDRLDQVEQFLLAPSEPEALLGRLPEVVASIYRLEQVSVALVADNRRLDVLFGPGGEGPAGCFRRRRKEMRLILGDLERPFLEDQPGRELAEFFFPGQGRPGSLAVLPLWVSGEMLGSLNLGAANSRRYQKGLDTHFLERLGAKVAFGLNGALLLGQARRMEQRQAVVEMAGAACHELAQPLATLELGLEKLRRALGEEPERAEEIAGLMAQVERLGEMIKKISEVNDYVTRPYAQGLRIVDLTAAGGEPGAPEPEGG; encoded by the coding sequence GTGCTCACTTCGGCGGATTTGGACGAGCTGCTCACCCAGGCTCGCCGCAACCAGGAAATCCAAGACCGCCTGGACCAGGTGGAGCAGTTTCTCCTGGCCCCCAGCGAGCCCGAGGCCCTGTTGGGCCGCCTGCCCGAGGTGGTGGCCTCCATCTACCGCTTGGAGCAGGTGAGCGTGGCCCTGGTGGCCGACAACCGCCGCTTGGACGTGCTCTTCGGCCCCGGCGGGGAAGGCCCGGCCGGTTGTTTCCGCCGCCGCCGCAAGGAGATGCGCCTCATTTTGGGCGACCTGGAGCGGCCTTTTTTGGAGGACCAGCCCGGCCGCGAGCTGGCCGAGTTCTTTTTCCCCGGACAAGGGCGCCCCGGCTCCCTGGCGGTGCTGCCCTTGTGGGTCAGCGGCGAGATGCTGGGCAGCCTGAACCTGGGCGCGGCCAACAGCCGCCGCTACCAAAAGGGCCTGGACACCCACTTTTTGGAGCGCCTGGGGGCCAAGGTGGCTTTCGGGCTCAACGGGGCGCTCCTGCTGGGCCAGGCCCGGCGCATGGAGCAGCGCCAGGCGGTGGTGGAGATGGCCGGGGCGGCCTGCCACGAGCTGGCCCAACCCCTGGCCACCCTGGAGCTGGGCCTGGAAAAGCTTCGCCGCGCCCTGGGCGAGGAGCCGGAGCGGGCCGAGGAGATCGCCGGGCTCATGGCTCAGGTGGAGCGGCTGGGGGAAATGATAAAGAAGATTAGTGAAGTCAATGACTACGTAACCCGGCCCTATGCCCAGGGCCTGCGAATTGTCGATTTGACGGCCGCCGGAGGAGAACCGGGCGCGCCGGAGCCGGAAGGGGGTTGA
- a CDS encoding PxxKW family cysteine-rich protein translates to MLCTTTREGKECAFMSKKGCSFNGGTCHPAVEPCQGCERSVTVGDMVYCQSYPDPAAKWRYGKCNFATHVKGEVKAGPVTMNPLKASKRAHAR, encoded by the coding sequence ATGCTGTGCACCACCACCAGAGAAGGCAAGGAATGCGCCTTCATGAGCAAGAAAGGCTGCAGCTTCAACGGCGGCACTTGCCACCCCGCGGTTGAGCCCTGCCAGGGCTGTGAGCGCAGCGTCACCGTCGGCGACATGGTTTACTGCCAGAGCTACCCCGACCCGGCCGCCAAGTGGCGCTACGGCAAGTGCAACTTCGCCACCCACGTCAAGGGCGAGGTCAAGGCGGGCCCGGTGACCATGAACCCGCTGAAGGCTTCCAAGAGGGCCCACGCCCGCTAA
- a CDS encoding carbon-nitrogen hydrolase family protein, with amino-acid sequence MTSTERRQANLEQAAALLASAKAQGAKMAVLPEHFSFLAAMEKMPAVAEPLKGPTVKFLSQQAQELGLWIIGGSFARKSSDPARAYNTCPVLGPSGELVAFYDKVHMFDLALPGQAAWEESRFVKNGRRLVTVETPAGLVGLSICYDLRFPELYRRLRLRGAAILSAPAAFTYATGKVHWEILARARAVENSCYVLAAAQVGEHGGRRRSWGQAMIVDPWGGILAQCGPEPGVALAKVDARGVERARRKLDSTSHSRMLPRAWRGR; translated from the coding sequence ATGACCAGCACCGAGCGGCGCCAGGCTAATTTGGAGCAGGCGGCCGCTCTTTTGGCATCGGCCAAGGCCCAAGGGGCCAAGATGGCCGTGTTGCCCGAGCATTTTTCTTTTCTGGCGGCCATGGAGAAGATGCCCGCGGTGGCCGAGCCCTTGAAGGGCCCCACCGTGAAATTCCTGTCGCAACAGGCCCAAGAACTAGGCCTGTGGATCATCGGCGGCTCATTCGCCCGCAAAAGCTCCGACCCGGCGCGCGCTTACAACACCTGCCCCGTGCTGGGCCCCTCGGGCGAGCTGGTGGCCTTTTATGATAAGGTGCACATGTTCGACTTGGCCCTGCCCGGCCAGGCCGCCTGGGAAGAGTCCCGTTTCGTGAAAAACGGCCGCCGCCTGGTCACCGTGGAGACCCCGGCGGGTTTGGTGGGTCTAAGCATTTGCTATGACTTGCGCTTTCCCGAATTGTACCGCCGCCTGCGCCTGCGGGGTGCCGCCATCCTCTCCGCGCCGGCGGCCTTTACTTACGCCACGGGCAAGGTGCACTGGGAAATATTGGCCCGCGCCCGGGCGGTGGAGAACTCCTGCTACGTGCTGGCCGCGGCCCAGGTGGGCGAGCACGGCGGCCGGCGGCGCTCCTGGGGCCAGGCCATGATCGTGGACCCCTGGGGCGGCATCCTGGCTCAATGCGGGCCGGAGCCCGGAGTGGCTTTGGCCAAGGTGGACGCCCGGGGCGTGGAGCGCGCCCGGCGCAAGCTGGATTCCACAAGCCATTCCCGGATGCTTCCCCGGGCCTGGCGCGGCAGGTGA